Proteins from one Streptomyces sp. NBC_00390 genomic window:
- a CDS encoding lamin tail domain-containing protein, with translation MSASSTARRFAATILAAGAVVSAVALPASAHDGDRQRHPRVEISAVQADSPGRDNGSNRSLNAEWVEITNKSRRSVDLDGWTLRDRDGNRYRFDDYRLAGRATVRIHTGFGRDTRTDLYQDLRHYVWDNRSDKATLRDDHRRTVDTEAWGRQSHRR, from the coding sequence ATGTCTGCTTCTTCGACCGCCCGCCGTTTCGCGGCGACCATCCTCGCGGCCGGCGCCGTCGTATCCGCCGTCGCCCTGCCGGCCTCCGCCCACGACGGCGACCGCCAACGGCACCCGCGGGTCGAGATCAGCGCCGTGCAGGCCGACAGCCCCGGACGCGACAACGGCTCCAACCGCTCCCTGAATGCCGAGTGGGTCGAGATCACCAACAAGTCCCGCCGCTCGGTCGACCTGGACGGCTGGACGCTGCGCGACCGCGACGGCAACCGCTACCGCTTCGACGACTACCGTCTCGCTGGCCGCGCAACCGTCCGCATCCACACCGGCTTCGGACGCGACACCCGTACTGACCTCTACCAGGACCTCCGGCACTACGTGTGGGACAACCGCTCCGACAAGGCGACCCTGCGCGACGACCACCGCCGCACCGTCGACACCGAAGCGTGGGGCCGCCAGTCCCACCGCCGTTAG
- a CDS encoding lamin tail domain-containing protein, which yields MRTHAVITAAVVAGTFAALTASPAQAAEYSSALKIRGIQYDAPGRDSNSCSTGNTRDEYLTIKNYSSSATVNLRGYVVKDAAGNRFTFTANHYLQPGDYVKLRGGNGTDSDSSNVVYRDNCNFMWNNDRDTIYLYKPTGSRADVHSYTKSGNDRDGNGYVSFH from the coding sequence TTGCGTACCCATGCCGTCATCACCGCCGCCGTCGTGGCCGGAACGTTCGCCGCACTGACCGCGAGCCCGGCCCAGGCCGCCGAATACTCCTCCGCACTCAAGATCCGCGGCATCCAGTACGACGCACCCGGCAGGGACTCCAACAGCTGCTCCACCGGCAACACCCGCGACGAGTACCTGACCATCAAGAACTACTCGTCCTCGGCGACCGTCAACCTCCGCGGATACGTCGTCAAGGACGCCGCGGGCAACCGCTTCACCTTCACCGCCAACCACTACCTGCAGCCCGGCGACTACGTGAAACTCCGCGGCGGCAACGGCACCGACTCCGACAGCAGCAACGTCGTCTACCGCGACAACTGCAACTTCATGTGGAACAACGACCGCGACACCATCTACCTCTACAAGCCCACCGGCAGCCGCGCCGACGTCCACTCCTACACCAAGAGTGGAAACGACCGCGACGGCAACGGCTACGTCAGCTTCCACTGA
- a CDS encoding tyrosine-type recombinase/integrase, producing the protein MANIVERACKDGTVTFQVRWREGGRGGRQQNEKFGSRPSAEQFKKLVDAHGQQWPRGWVRGHGFAEPETYPDDVPLVEWAYRCVDRLTGVDELTREDYRREIRLHISLARHTLPTGALVPATICNLTADDVRDWIRLEESGLRDPQDPQRWVRKPAHPKSLAKRHGLLHCFVQAAVEAEPQLRTKNCCQNTRLPRVDHLIEEEMTYLERGEYLRVASEIWDPHARDLTDWLVGTGMRWGEATALQVRDLNLNAAVPTASVQRAWKRAATGSGRSFFLGPPKTRKARRVIALSPSLAEIARRRVVGQSAEAFVFRTDLGRPWLHANFYQRRWQPAVEAAVQKGLQKQPRIHDLRHTHVAWLIAAKIPSPAIQARLGHESITTTIDRYGHLLRELDGEISEAVEAAMASASPETGLRLLASG; encoded by the coding sequence ATGGCGAACATTGTGGAACGTGCGTGCAAGGACGGAACCGTGACCTTTCAGGTCCGCTGGCGAGAAGGTGGGCGCGGGGGCCGCCAGCAGAACGAGAAGTTCGGCAGCCGGCCGTCGGCAGAACAATTCAAGAAGCTGGTCGATGCCCACGGTCAGCAGTGGCCTCGGGGCTGGGTCCGCGGCCATGGATTCGCAGAACCGGAGACCTATCCGGATGACGTTCCACTGGTTGAATGGGCCTACCGGTGTGTCGATCGGCTCACCGGAGTGGACGAACTCACTCGCGAGGACTATCGGCGGGAGATACGCCTCCACATCTCGCTGGCTCGCCACACTCTGCCGACTGGTGCGTTAGTTCCCGCGACAATCTGCAACCTGACGGCTGACGACGTTCGTGACTGGATACGGCTGGAAGAATCCGGTCTCAGAGACCCGCAGGACCCCCAGCGATGGGTGAGAAAGCCTGCGCATCCCAAGTCGCTTGCTAAGCGACACGGACTTTTGCACTGCTTCGTGCAAGCAGCAGTCGAAGCTGAGCCGCAGCTGCGTACCAAGAACTGTTGCCAGAACACTCGGCTCCCTCGCGTGGACCACCTGATCGAGGAGGAGATGACATACCTTGAACGCGGCGAGTACCTGCGCGTTGCAAGCGAGATCTGGGACCCTCACGCACGGGATCTCACCGACTGGCTTGTAGGTACCGGGATGCGGTGGGGTGAGGCCACTGCGCTGCAGGTCCGGGATCTGAATCTGAACGCTGCCGTCCCGACTGCCAGTGTGCAGCGTGCTTGGAAGCGGGCTGCGACGGGGAGCGGGCGGTCGTTCTTCCTCGGCCCTCCTAAGACGAGGAAGGCGCGGCGGGTGATTGCGCTGTCGCCCTCGCTGGCAGAGATTGCGCGGCGCAGGGTGGTCGGGCAGTCGGCCGAGGCGTTCGTGTTCCGAACCGATCTTGGTAGGCCCTGGTTGCACGCGAACTTCTACCAACGCCGGTGGCAGCCGGCTGTCGAGGCAGCTGTTCAGAAGGGCTTGCAGAAGCAGCCTCGCATCCATGACTTGCGGCATACGCATGTTGCGTGGCTGATCGCAGCGAAGATCCCGTCCCCGGCGATTCAGGCGAGGCTTGGGCACGAGTCGATCACCACGACGATCGATCGCTACGGGCATCTCCTGAGGGAGTTGGACGGTGAGATCAGTGAGGCGGTGGAGGCTGCGATGGCGTCGGCGAGTCCGGAGACGGGGTTGCGTTTGTTGGCCTCTGGCTGA
- a CDS encoding LLM class flavin-dependent oxidoreductase: MSADTPRQFHLNAFLMNAGHHDAAWRHPLTQPERITDLSYFQELARTAERGKLDSLFLADGVALWGNARYNAVGGFEPLTLLSALAVATEHIGLIATVSTTFNEPFHVARKFASLDHLSGGRAGWNIVTSGNVAEARNFGSEEHLEHSLRYERAAEFLDVTRALWDSWRDDAAVIDRERGVYAEEGAVRAIDHRGDHFRVDGPLNVPRSPQGHPLLVQAGSSEDGKEFAARYAEAVFTAQQTLADGQTFYKDLKSRLAKYGRTADQLKILPGICPVIGGTEAEARALEDELTDLQVPAYGLQQLSGMLGTDLTGLPLDGPLPELPEERDINGNKSRFTLVAELARRESLTIRELIARLGGGRGHRVFAGTPEQIADQLEEWFTQGAADGFNIMPPYLPGGLDDFVDHVVPLLQRRGLFRTEYAGRTLRDRYGLERPAGRAAA; this comes from the coding sequence ATGTCCGCCGATACCCCACGGCAGTTCCATCTCAACGCGTTCCTGATGAACGCGGGCCACCACGACGCCGCCTGGCGCCACCCGCTCACCCAGCCCGAGCGGATCACCGATCTGTCGTACTTCCAGGAGCTCGCCCGTACCGCGGAGCGCGGCAAGCTGGACTCGCTGTTCCTCGCGGACGGCGTCGCCCTGTGGGGCAATGCCCGCTACAACGCGGTCGGCGGATTCGAGCCGCTGACCCTGCTGTCCGCGCTGGCCGTGGCGACCGAGCACATCGGTCTGATCGCTACGGTCTCCACCACGTTCAACGAACCCTTCCATGTGGCCCGGAAGTTCGCCTCGCTCGACCATCTCAGCGGCGGCCGCGCCGGCTGGAACATCGTCACCTCGGGCAATGTGGCCGAGGCGCGCAACTTCGGCAGCGAGGAGCACCTGGAGCACTCGCTGCGCTACGAGCGGGCCGCCGAGTTCCTCGACGTGACGCGCGCCCTGTGGGACAGCTGGCGGGACGACGCGGCCGTCATCGACCGCGAGCGCGGTGTCTACGCCGAGGAGGGCGCGGTCCGTGCGATCGACCACCGCGGCGACCACTTCCGGGTCGACGGTCCGCTCAATGTGCCGCGTTCACCGCAGGGCCATCCACTGCTGGTGCAGGCCGGATCGTCGGAGGACGGGAAGGAGTTCGCTGCGCGGTACGCGGAGGCGGTGTTCACCGCCCAGCAGACGCTCGCCGACGGGCAGACGTTCTACAAGGACCTGAAGTCGCGCCTGGCGAAGTACGGCCGCACGGCGGACCAGTTGAAGATCCTGCCGGGGATCTGCCCGGTCATCGGAGGCACCGAGGCCGAGGCCCGGGCGCTCGAGGACGAGCTGACCGATCTGCAGGTCCCCGCGTACGGTCTGCAGCAGCTCTCCGGGATGCTCGGCACCGATCTGACCGGTCTGCCGCTGGACGGGCCGCTGCCCGAGCTCCCCGAGGAGCGCGACATCAACGGCAACAAGTCCCGGTTCACGCTCGTGGCTGAGCTGGCCCGGCGCGAGAGCCTGACCATCCGCGAGCTGATCGCCCGGCTCGGCGGCGGCCGCGGGCACCGGGTGTTCGCGGGTACGCCGGAGCAGATCGCCGACCAGCTCGAGGAGTGGTTCACCCAGGGAGCGGCGGACGGCTTCAACATCATGCCGCCGTATCTGCCCGGCGGCCTCGACGACTTCGTCGACCATGTCGTGCCACTGCTGCAGCGGCGGGGGCTGTTCCGCACCGAGTACGCGGGGCGCACGCTGCGCGACCGCTACGGCCTCGAGCGGCCCGCCGGCCGCGCGGCCGCCTGA
- a CDS encoding ABC transporter permease, with amino-acid sequence MSIITEKTARPAVGAIGADPGTDAVPAVPAAPAQVPRAPSLLRRAGRAMVGVFTRTVAVLTLIAVWEAAPRLGLVDRTFLPPFSEVAVAWWQLLRDGQLGEHTWASLGRSFTGFGLAVAFAVPLGLLIGWYRPLADFLEPLLEVFRNTAALALLPVFVLLLGIGETSKVSIVLYACTWPILLNTISAVRTVDPTLLRLARSMDLPAPRIFQKVILPASVPTVFTGIRLAGAGAILVLVAAEMVGAKAGLGYLVNASQFNFAIPEMYAGIITISAIGVAFNQLLVAIERRFTSWRTPTGN; translated from the coding sequence ATGAGCATCATCACCGAGAAGACGGCCCGGCCGGCCGTCGGTGCGATCGGCGCGGACCCCGGCACCGACGCCGTGCCGGCCGTGCCCGCCGCCCCCGCCCAAGTGCCCAGGGCGCCGTCCCTCCTGCGCCGCGCCGGCCGGGCCATGGTGGGCGTCTTCACCCGCACCGTGGCGGTCCTGACGCTGATCGCCGTGTGGGAGGCGGCGCCACGGCTCGGTCTGGTCGACCGGACCTTCCTGCCGCCCTTCTCCGAAGTGGCCGTCGCCTGGTGGCAGTTGTTGCGGGACGGGCAGCTCGGCGAGCACACCTGGGCCAGTCTGGGCCGCTCGTTCACGGGATTCGGACTGGCCGTCGCCTTCGCGGTGCCGCTGGGCCTGCTGATCGGCTGGTACCGGCCGCTCGCGGACTTCCTCGAGCCGCTGCTGGAGGTCTTCCGCAACACGGCGGCGCTCGCGCTGCTGCCGGTGTTCGTCCTGCTGCTGGGCATCGGCGAGACCTCGAAGGTCTCCATCGTGCTGTACGCCTGCACCTGGCCGATCCTGCTGAACACCATCAGCGCCGTGCGCACGGTCGATCCGACGCTGCTCCGGCTCGCCCGGTCGATGGATCTACCGGCCCCGAGGATCTTCCAGAAGGTGATCCTGCCCGCGTCCGTGCCGACCGTGTTCACCGGCATCCGGCTGGCCGGCGCCGGGGCGATCCTGGTGCTGGTCGCCGCCGAGATGGTCGGCGCGAAGGCCGGGCTCGGCTATCTGGTCAACGCCTCGCAGTTCAATTTCGCGATCCCCGAGATGTACGCCGGGATCATCACCATCTCCGCCATCGGCGTCGCCTTCAACCAGCTGCTCGTGGCGATCGAGCGCCGTTTCACGTCCTGGCGCACCCCTACCGGAAACTGA
- a CDS encoding ABC transporter ATP-binding protein — MTAKISFRGISKAFPVKGGHPDVTALDGIDLDIAAGEFTVIVGPSGCGKSTLLDLLGGLSRPTSGEILLDGEPVTGPGLDRGIVFQQYALLPWRTALGNVEFGLEATGVPRRERAGRARDYLALVGLSGFEDRHPHELSGGMRQRVAIARSLAYDPDVLLMDEPFAALDAQTRESLQDELLRIWQRTGKTIVFITHGIDEAVRLGQRVAVLTSRPGRIKEIVPIGLGARAADDDPRSSPEFAHHRRQIWSLLRDEVTRAQQQEREAAAP; from the coding sequence ATGACCGCGAAAATCAGCTTCCGGGGCATCTCGAAGGCCTTCCCCGTCAAGGGCGGGCACCCGGACGTCACGGCGCTGGACGGCATCGATCTCGACATCGCCGCCGGGGAGTTCACCGTGATCGTCGGTCCGAGCGGCTGCGGCAAATCGACGCTGCTCGATCTGCTCGGCGGTCTGTCCCGGCCCACCAGCGGCGAGATCCTGCTGGACGGCGAGCCGGTGACCGGTCCGGGTCTGGACCGGGGCATCGTCTTCCAGCAGTACGCGCTCCTGCCGTGGCGCACGGCCCTGGGAAATGTGGAGTTCGGCCTGGAGGCCACCGGTGTGCCGCGCCGCGAACGGGCCGGCCGTGCCAGGGACTATCTGGCGCTGGTGGGGCTGAGCGGCTTCGAGGACCGTCATCCGCATGAGCTGTCCGGCGGGATGCGCCAGCGGGTAGCGATCGCCCGCAGCCTCGCCTACGACCCCGATGTCCTGCTGATGGACGAGCCGTTCGCGGCGCTGGACGCCCAGACCCGCGAGTCGTTGCAGGACGAGCTGCTGCGGATCTGGCAGCGCACCGGCAAGACGATCGTCTTCATCACGCACGGCATCGACGAGGCGGTACGGCTCGGTCAGCGGGTCGCCGTGCTCACCTCGCGGCCCGGCCGCATCAAGGAGATCGTGCCGATCGGTCTCGGTGCCCGTGCGGCCGACGACGATCCGCGCTCCAGCCCCGAGTTCGCGCACCACCGCCGTCAGATCTGGAGCCTGTTGCGCGACGAGGTCACCCGCGCGCAGCAACAGGAGAGGGAGGCCGCAGCGCCATGA
- a CDS encoding ABC transporter substrate-binding protein: MHTTSRRTFLALTGLSALAVAGCGTASGSGVRNTRTLRYQGSAGAVSPAELAAALGHLEDLELKWVGNTISGPQDIQSAASGQTDFGGAFNGAVVKLAAGKAPIKAVVSYYGADKHAFNGFYVTEDSPIRSPRDLLGKKVGMNTLGAHHEAMLDIYLKNHGLSRAESGRVERIVVPPVNTEQSLRRGQIEVGVLGGILRDKALETGGLRKLFSDYDLRGAFSAGSYVFTKRFIEQNPETVGIFVTGVGKALDWSRTTPRDEVVAKLTEIVGKRGRNESAEPLKYWRSYGVSAPGGRIAAQELTVWNDWLSDRGDIKAGQVDVDQLYTNEFNAAATKGR, encoded by the coding sequence GTGCACACCACATCCCGACGTACCTTCCTCGCCCTGACCGGACTCTCCGCCCTGGCGGTCGCCGGCTGCGGCACGGCGAGCGGCAGCGGCGTACGCAACACCAGAACGCTGCGCTACCAAGGCTCGGCCGGAGCGGTCAGCCCCGCCGAACTCGCCGCGGCCCTCGGCCATCTGGAGGACCTGGAACTCAAGTGGGTCGGCAACACGATCAGCGGCCCGCAGGACATCCAGTCCGCGGCCTCCGGTCAGACCGACTTCGGCGGCGCGTTCAACGGCGCCGTCGTCAAACTCGCTGCCGGCAAGGCCCCCATCAAGGCGGTGGTCAGCTACTACGGCGCCGACAAGCACGCCTTCAACGGCTTCTACGTCACCGAGGACAGCCCCATACGCTCCCCGCGCGACCTGCTCGGCAAAAAGGTCGGTATGAACACCCTCGGCGCGCACCACGAGGCGATGCTCGACATCTATCTGAAAAACCACGGCCTGAGCCGGGCCGAGTCCGGACGCGTCGAGCGGATCGTCGTCCCGCCCGTCAACACCGAACAGTCGCTGCGCCGCGGCCAGATCGAGGTGGGCGTCCTCGGCGGCATCCTGCGCGACAAGGCTCTGGAGACCGGCGGCCTGCGCAAGCTGTTCAGCGACTACGACCTGCGGGGAGCCTTCAGCGCCGGCAGCTATGTGTTCACCAAGCGCTTCATCGAGCAGAACCCCGAGACCGTCGGCATCTTCGTGACAGGCGTCGGCAAGGCCCTGGACTGGTCACGCACCACCCCGCGCGACGAGGTCGTGGCCAAGTTGACCGAGATCGTCGGCAAGCGCGGCCGAAACGAGAGCGCAGAGCCGCTCAAGTACTGGCGCTCCTACGGCGTCTCGGCTCCCGGCGGCCGTATCGCCGCGCAGGAACTGACCGTCTGGAACGACTGGCTGTCCGACCGTGGGGACATCAAGGCCGGACAGGTCGACGTCGACCAGCTCTACACCAACGAGTTCAACGCCGCCGCCACGAAGGGGCGGTGA
- the ssuE gene encoding NADPH-dependent FMN reductase has protein sequence MTSILALSGSPSVNSRTELLVEQALGRLAVTGFDAGHFRVRELPAAELLSGRTDHPALRSAAEQVAAADALIVATPVYKASYTGLLKAFLDLLPQSGLAGKTVLPLVTGGSLAHVLTIDYALRPVLSALGARHVVAGSFFLDSHVERLTDGGAQLRPEAALRLFDVVDEFIHALPVPSAGAATSASRAL, from the coding sequence ATGACCTCCATCCTGGCTCTCTCCGGAAGCCCGTCCGTGAACTCGCGCACCGAACTGCTGGTCGAGCAGGCCCTGGGGCGGCTGGCCGTCACCGGCTTCGACGCCGGCCATTTTCGAGTGCGTGAACTGCCCGCCGCAGAGCTGCTGTCCGGCCGGACCGACCACCCAGCTCTGCGCTCGGCCGCCGAGCAGGTGGCCGCCGCGGACGCTCTGATCGTGGCGACGCCCGTCTACAAGGCCTCGTACACCGGGCTGCTGAAGGCCTTCCTCGATCTGCTGCCGCAGTCCGGCCTGGCCGGAAAGACCGTGCTGCCGCTGGTCACCGGCGGCAGCCTCGCCCATGTCCTCACCATCGACTACGCCCTGCGTCCCGTGCTGTCGGCCCTCGGCGCCCGGCATGTCGTGGCCGGGTCCTTCTTCCTCGACAGCCATGTCGAACGGCTCACGGACGGCGGAGCGCAGCTGCGCCCGGAGGCCGCCCTGCGCCTGTTCGACGTCGTCGACGAGTTCATCCACGCCCTGCCCGTCCCGTCCGCCGGTGCGGCGACGTCCGCCTCCCGTGCCCTGTGA
- a CDS encoding putative leader peptide, giving the protein MRDDFTWTLTWPDIADILSGVSQADILVSRLHVDLRRLASALCAAGR; this is encoded by the coding sequence ATGCGAGACGATTTCACGTGGACATTGACGTGGCCGGATATCGCTGACATTCTCAGCGGTGTGAGTCAAGCTGACATTCTCGTATCGCGCCTGCACGTCGATCTCCGACGGCTCGCCAGCGCACTGTGTGCCGCCGGCCGCTGA
- a CDS encoding phosphodiester glycosidase family protein: MGATLSALVAGAATPAVPVPPPRPTAEMLRPVAPPPAHSAAGADTAVADESGIETARSTRPIAPGVELTSYDRLEADKWLRVDALSVDLGESSGIQADYLSSGKVADRRSVSELAARHEPGPGRRTVAAVNADFFDINETGAPLGTGIRDGQVTHSPAPGAHRAVGIGPGGVGRILELYFEGTLTLPSGEHGLAAYNAANVPAGSVGAYTAAWGEADRALTVDAAAPVAEAVVRDGKVAEVRDRPGSGPIPAGTTVLVGREAGASLLTALRPGDPVQLAYRPRTGSGPVPRTAVGGRELLVVDGVAQNHDGAGNNTPAPRTAVGFSKDGRAMQLITIDGRQADSGGVTLTQLGRMMKDTGAHSALNLDGGGSSTLVARGPGTDTLQVENSPSDGSERTVPNGLALTAPDGSGQLRGYWVQAAVPAATAPTADPVRGGHPERVFPGLTRTLTAAGYDETYGPAAGTPRWRSLRPDTGRVDSTGVFRALRSGTASVRAEHAGVHGDIGLTVLGRLARIEPTTLRVGLADASSTGTFGVLGLDAQGNSAPVEPRDVRLDYDRTLFDVHDDGRGSFAVSSRTGSGAGRITATVAGVTTALAVSTGLAEQSVTDFDDAAAWTFSQARASGSALPTPLGHSGTGLELTYDFTQSTATRAAYLNPPQAIAVPGRPQSFTLWINGDGKGAWPTLHLKDAAGSDQLLRGPYVTWTGWRQITFAVPPAAATPLSVHRFYLAETGPARQYTGRIVIDRLSAQVPPPVDLPDPPRVTDPLIDPAAVTQGRDWRFAVMSDAQFVARDPGSPLVQQTRRTLREIKAARPDFLVINGDLVDEGSPADLAFARRILTEELVDELPWYYVPGNHEVMGGKIDHFIAEFGPAHRVFDHRGTRFITLDTSSLSLRGGGFAQIRALRAQLDAAAKDPAVGSVMVIEHVPPRDPTVQKGSQLSDRKEAALVEDWLARFRRTTGKGAGLIGSHVGVFHAAHVEGVPYLINGNTGKTPAGPADQGGFTGWSLVGVDTLSRAEQAAARLPPWTGRPDWLSVQTRAHTDALDLAAPALLRPGDADDVRATVQQGPRRVPAAFPMSVDWTGSPNLHIGRAKDARPRHAATFDPVTGRLTALREGRITLAVTVAGITRRTEVPVVAVAAGRVA; encoded by the coding sequence CTGGGCGCGACCCTGTCCGCACTGGTGGCGGGCGCCGCCACCCCCGCCGTCCCCGTCCCCCCGCCCCGCCCCACCGCCGAGATGCTGCGTCCCGTGGCACCGCCGCCCGCGCACTCGGCAGCAGGCGCAGACACCGCCGTCGCCGACGAGAGCGGCATCGAGACCGCTCGCAGCACCCGGCCGATCGCCCCCGGTGTCGAACTCACCTCCTACGACCGGCTCGAGGCCGACAAGTGGCTGCGCGTCGACGCCCTCTCCGTCGACCTCGGCGAGAGCAGCGGCATCCAGGCCGACTACCTCTCCTCCGGGAAGGTCGCCGACCGGCGCAGCGTCTCCGAACTCGCCGCCCGGCACGAGCCGGGCCCGGGCCGGCGCACCGTCGCCGCCGTCAACGCGGACTTCTTCGACATCAACGAGACCGGCGCACCCCTGGGGACCGGTATCAGGGACGGCCAGGTCACCCACTCGCCCGCGCCGGGCGCCCACCGGGCCGTCGGCATCGGTCCCGGCGGCGTGGGACGCATCCTGGAGCTCTACTTCGAGGGCACGCTGACGCTGCCCTCCGGCGAGCACGGGCTCGCCGCGTACAACGCCGCGAACGTTCCGGCCGGATCGGTCGGCGCATACACCGCCGCCTGGGGCGAGGCCGACCGCGCTCTGACGGTGGACGCCGCGGCCCCGGTCGCGGAGGCGGTCGTACGCGACGGGAAGGTGGCCGAGGTCAGGGACCGTCCGGGCAGCGGACCGATCCCCGCCGGCACCACCGTGCTGGTCGGCCGTGAGGCCGGGGCGTCCCTGCTGACGGCACTGCGGCCCGGCGACCCGGTGCAACTGGCGTACCGGCCCCGTACCGGCAGCGGACCCGTCCCACGGACCGCCGTCGGCGGCCGGGAACTCCTCGTCGTCGACGGAGTGGCACAGAACCACGACGGTGCGGGCAACAACACCCCCGCCCCGCGCACCGCCGTCGGCTTCTCCAAGGACGGCCGCGCGATGCAGCTGATCACGATAGACGGCCGCCAGGCCGACAGCGGCGGCGTCACCCTGACCCAGCTCGGCCGGATGATGAAGGACACCGGCGCACACAGCGCGCTCAACCTCGACGGCGGCGGATCGTCCACCCTCGTCGCCCGCGGGCCGGGCACCGACACCCTCCAGGTGGAGAACAGCCCCTCCGACGGCAGCGAACGCACCGTCCCCAACGGCCTCGCCCTGACCGCCCCCGACGGCAGCGGACAGCTGCGCGGCTACTGGGTGCAGGCGGCCGTCCCCGCCGCCACCGCACCCACCGCCGACCCGGTCCGCGGCGGCCACCCCGAGCGGGTGTTCCCAGGACTGACCCGCACCCTGACGGCCGCCGGATACGACGAGACCTACGGCCCCGCGGCCGGCACGCCGCGCTGGCGCTCCCTGCGGCCCGACACCGGACGCGTCGACAGCACAGGCGTCTTCCGCGCACTGCGCAGCGGCACGGCCTCCGTACGGGCCGAACACGCCGGCGTGCACGGCGACATCGGCCTGACCGTGCTCGGCAGGCTCGCCCGGATCGAGCCGACCACCCTGCGCGTGGGCCTCGCCGACGCCTCGTCCACCGGTACGTTCGGCGTCCTCGGACTCGACGCACAGGGCAACAGCGCCCCGGTGGAGCCCCGCGACGTACGACTCGACTACGACCGCACCCTCTTCGACGTCCACGACGACGGCCGAGGCTCCTTCGCCGTCAGCTCGCGCACCGGCAGCGGCGCCGGAAGGATCACCGCCACCGTCGCCGGCGTCACCACCGCGCTCGCCGTCAGCACCGGCCTCGCCGAACAGAGCGTCACCGACTTCGACGACGCCGCGGCCTGGACATTCAGCCAGGCCCGCGCGAGCGGCAGCGCCTTGCCCACCCCGCTCGGACACAGCGGCACCGGCCTGGAACTCACCTACGACTTCACACAGTCCACCGCGACCCGGGCCGCCTATCTCAACCCGCCGCAGGCCATCGCCGTACCCGGCCGGCCGCAGTCCTTCACGCTCTGGATCAACGGCGACGGCAAGGGTGCCTGGCCCACCTTGCACCTCAAGGACGCCGCCGGCTCCGACCAGTTGCTGCGCGGACCGTACGTCACCTGGACCGGCTGGCGGCAGATCACCTTCGCCGTACCGCCGGCGGCCGCGACCCCGCTCAGCGTCCACCGGTTCTATCTCGCCGAGACCGGTCCGGCCCGGCAGTACACCGGCCGCATCGTGATCGACCGCCTGAGCGCGCAGGTGCCGCCCCCGGTCGACCTGCCCGACCCGCCGCGCGTCACCGATCCGCTGATCGACCCCGCCGCGGTCACCCAAGGCCGCGACTGGCGGTTCGCGGTGATGTCCGACGCGCAGTTCGTCGCCCGAGATCCGGGCAGTCCCCTCGTCCAGCAGACCCGCCGGACCCTGCGCGAGATCAAGGCGGCGCGGCCCGACTTCCTCGTCATCAACGGCGACCTCGTCGACGAGGGCTCCCCGGCCGACCTCGCCTTTGCCCGCCGCATCCTCACCGAGGAGCTCGTCGACGAACTGCCCTGGTACTACGTGCCGGGCAACCACGAGGTGATGGGCGGGAAGATCGACCATTTCATCGCCGAATTCGGCCCCGCACACCGGGTCTTCGACCACCGCGGCACCCGTTTCATCACCCTCGACACCTCCAGCCTGAGTCTGCGCGGCGGCGGCTTCGCCCAGATCAGGGCCCTGCGGGCGCAGTTGGACGCGGCGGCGAAGGATCCCGCCGTCGGTTCGGTGATGGTCATCGAGCACGTGCCGCCACGCGACCCGACCGTGCAGAAGGGCAGTCAGCTCAGCGACCGGAAGGAGGCCGCGCTCGTGGAGGACTGGCTTGCCCGGTTCCGTCGTACGACGGGCAAGGGCGCAGGGCTCATCGGCAGCCATGTCGGCGTCTTCCACGCCGCGCACGTGGAAGGGGTGCCGTACCTGATCAACGGCAACACCGGGAAGACCCCCGCGGGCCCGGCGGACCAGGGCGGCTTCACCGGCTGGTCACTCGTCGGCGTCGACACGCTCTCGCGGGCCGAGCAGGCGGCGGCCCGCCTCCCGCCGTGGACCGGGCGGCCCGACTGGCTGTCCGTCCAGACCCGCGCCCACACCGACGCCCTCGACCTGGCGGCCCCCGCGCTGCTGCGGCCGGGTGACGCGGACGATGTGCGGGCGACGGTGCAGCAGGGACCGCGCCGGGTCCCGGCCGCCTTCCCGATGAGTGTCGACTGGACCGGGTCCCCGAATCTCCACATCGGCCGTGCGAAGGACGCCCGCCCCCGGCACGCGGCCACGTTCGACCCGGTGACCGGCCGCCTCACCGCCCTGCGGGAGGGCCGGATCACCCTCGCGGTCACGGTGGCCGGGATCACCCGGCGCACCGAGGTCCCCGTCGTGGCCGTCGCCGCCGGCCGGGTGGCGTAG